The following coding sequences are from one Microbulbifer sp. TB1203 window:
- a CDS encoding TonB-dependent receptor domain-containing protein produces MNDSQKQVLLAGILATLHAAPPASASVQDTSNRMENVVVTATRTEIQTKNAPTGYSEVSRSDIERKMANTLAEMIQDVPGIALDNEMDGRSQIRIRGFEPSQTLILINGRRINNTDVLQGHSDFRMTQIPTAAIERVEVVRGPTSSLYGADALGGVVNAILRPLSETWTGRVQGRTGLVDNRNGAREQGLSLYSAGPLTGNVGALVSVDATDRDGVPNPGRAGVDEIEGRESLNTLGSLFYHPAEGHELELFFTGSDDQRRARQGVRATRAVDIFRYSTGIRYDYTGDHWRSRLDVYRSHSKSESIHLNRDERHTDDIVDLSGSWQWADGQTFTLGADYREEHFWRETNDVREHDDTVEHRGILVQNRSTALDERLIFTLGSRFDDHTQYSGEISPRAGVVYAVTDNTRLKADYGRGFSAPDLRRSAADYDFTFTTIPLRILGNPDLEPERSESFSVSLEHETEQTQASITLFHNDITDLIDLHCIENCPPGNPPAGENEVRIYTNVDAATTRGVELAYRQQLTPAASLHANYTYLDTENEQTGEALEKRPRERLNLSVIVSPWQDGELNLRSEYTGAQLRGSEWTRDYTLFHLGLSQQVTQSLRARTGIDNITGQRLADIDENYTNEIRGRYYYLAVDWEF; encoded by the coding sequence ATGAACGACAGTCAAAAACAGGTGTTGCTGGCAGGCATACTGGCCACCCTCCATGCGGCACCGCCGGCATCGGCCAGCGTCCAGGACACCTCCAATCGCATGGAAAATGTGGTGGTTACCGCTACCCGAACGGAGATTCAGACAAAGAACGCCCCCACCGGCTACTCCGAGGTAAGCCGGAGCGACATCGAGCGCAAAATGGCGAACACCCTCGCGGAAATGATCCAGGACGTACCGGGTATCGCGCTGGACAATGAAATGGACGGCCGCAGCCAGATTCGCATCCGCGGCTTTGAGCCCTCCCAGACCCTGATTCTGATCAACGGCCGCCGGATCAACAACACGGACGTTTTGCAGGGTCACAGTGATTTCCGCATGACACAGATTCCCACAGCGGCCATCGAACGGGTGGAGGTCGTTCGCGGCCCCACTTCCTCTCTCTACGGCGCCGACGCGCTGGGCGGAGTGGTCAATGCGATATTGCGCCCGCTCTCGGAGACCTGGACCGGACGGGTCCAGGGCCGCACCGGGCTGGTGGATAACCGCAATGGGGCCAGGGAACAGGGCCTGTCGCTTTATAGCGCCGGTCCCCTGACCGGAAATGTCGGCGCCCTGGTGAGCGTCGACGCAACAGACCGGGATGGCGTGCCCAACCCGGGCCGTGCCGGGGTCGACGAAATCGAGGGGCGGGAGTCCCTCAACACCCTCGGCAGCCTGTTTTATCATCCGGCGGAGGGCCATGAACTGGAGCTGTTTTTTACCGGCAGCGACGACCAGCGACGCGCGCGGCAGGGAGTCCGCGCCACCCGGGCAGTGGATATTTTTCGCTACAGCACCGGAATCCGTTACGACTATACCGGCGATCACTGGCGCAGCCGGCTCGACGTCTACCGCTCGCACAGTAAAAGCGAGTCCATCCACCTGAACAGAGATGAAAGGCACACGGACGATATCGTCGACCTGAGCGGTTCGTGGCAATGGGCGGACGGCCAGACCTTCACCCTGGGCGCCGATTACCGCGAGGAGCATTTCTGGCGTGAAACCAACGACGTGCGGGAGCACGACGATACCGTCGAACACCGGGGCATCCTGGTGCAGAATCGCAGCACCGCGCTCGACGAAAGGTTGATATTCACCCTCGGCAGCCGTTTCGACGACCACACCCAGTACTCCGGGGAAATCAGTCCGCGGGCAGGTGTGGTGTACGCCGTTACTGACAACACCCGACTCAAAGCGGATTACGGACGTGGCTTTTCCGCCCCCGATCTGCGCCGCTCCGCGGCGGACTACGATTTCACCTTCACCACCATTCCGCTGCGTATCCTCGGCAACCCCGACCTGGAACCGGAGCGCAGCGAAAGTTTCAGCGTCTCCCTCGAGCACGAAACCGAGCAGACCCAGGCATCCATTACCCTGTTCCACAATGACATCACCGACCTGATCGATCTGCACTGCATTGAAAATTGCCCACCCGGCAATCCGCCGGCGGGTGAAAACGAGGTGCGTATCTACACCAATGTGGATGCCGCGACCACTCGCGGAGTGGAGCTGGCTTACAGGCAACAGCTCACTCCCGCAGCCAGCCTCCACGCTAACTACACCTACCTGGATACCGAGAACGAGCAGACCGGTGAAGCGCTTGAAAAACGGCCGCGCGAACGCCTGAATCTATCGGTGATCGTTTCACCCTGGCAGGACGGCGAGTTGAATTTACGCAGCGAATATACCGGCGCGCAACTGCGCGGCAGCGAGTGGACCCGGGACTATACCCTGTTCCATCTGGGGCTGAGCCAACAGGTCACCCAGAGTCTGCGAGCCCGGACAGGAATTGACAACATCACCGGCCAGCGCCTGGCTGACATCGACGAAAATTACACCAACGAAATTCGCGGTCGCTACTATTACCTGGCCGTGGACTGGGAGTTTTAA